In a genomic window of Coprococcus eutactus:
- a CDS encoding UDP-N-acetylmuramoyl-L-alanyl-D-glutamate--2,6-diaminopimelate ligase — translation MRAECLFSGIRYELIKGSLDADICDIVDDSRQVSPNAVFVCRRGAVTNGRKYIGDAISRGAAGIIITDEVWDSEDVYDADSMSGSLGYYPDDFFVVVMHDKRYSIGRLCNNFWGYPSRELTVIGVTGTKGKTTVTYMMKKVLETCGCKTGLIGTIEVDDCSSQVQSVNTTPGVVQLHRILHNMVSNGARCCVMEVSSQGIMLGRVSGVDFDIGIFTNISPDHIGKNEHKTFEEYIRWKSTMFSMCRYAVINMDDVYAPCICNGIQVNGAKKCSGVIGYGMNIWSKELYDKISEHMPVYDIHFSLYIGDQLAMAYNGITPGTECECVMPDGDRVPIHIDMPGLFNVYNALAVIAAGDVLGFPRSTVSKALEDICVRGRMECAAVYRGAYVYIDYAHNPVSLENVLKTLRSYFGGKIFCVFGCGGNRAKSRRIGMGMVSGKMADLTIVTNDNPRFEDPEAIMDDIEDGLNAAGAEYIRIPDRKKAIRYGIVHAVAGDVVLLAGKGHETYQDVMGHRTHMDERELIGQILEEEDAGVICGRDN, via the coding sequence ATGCGTGCTGAATGTTTGTTTTCAGGTATCAGATACGAGCTGATAAAGGGCAGTCTTGATGCAGATATATGTGATATTGTAGATGACTCAAGACAGGTGTCTCCCAATGCGGTATTTGTGTGCAGAAGAGGCGCTGTGACAAACGGGAGAAAATACATCGGTGATGCAATATCCCGCGGCGCGGCAGGGATAATCATAACTGATGAAGTGTGGGACAGTGAGGATGTATATGATGCGGATAGCATGTCAGGATCGCTCGGCTATTATCCGGATGACTTTTTTGTGGTTGTAATGCATGATAAAAGATACAGCATTGGTAGACTGTGCAATAATTTTTGGGGATATCCTTCCCGGGAGCTCACAGTCATAGGTGTAACGGGTACTAAGGGAAAGACAACAGTCACCTACATGATGAAAAAAGTCCTAGAGACCTGTGGATGCAAGACGGGACTTATTGGAACAATAGAGGTGGACGATTGCAGCAGCCAGGTGCAGTCAGTCAACACCACCCCTGGAGTGGTACAGCTTCACAGGATATTGCACAACATGGTCTCAAATGGTGCAAGGTGTTGCGTGATGGAGGTGTCATCCCAGGGAATCATGCTGGGCAGAGTATCCGGTGTGGATTTTGATATTGGGATTTTCACAAATATATCTCCGGATCATATAGGGAAAAACGAGCATAAGACGTTTGAGGAATATATCAGATGGAAAAGCACCATGTTTTCAATGTGCAGGTATGCGGTCATAAATATGGATGATGTATATGCTCCGTGTATATGTAATGGTATACAGGTGAACGGCGCGAAAAAGTGCAGTGGGGTTATCGGATATGGTATGAACATCTGGTCAAAAGAATTGTATGATAAAATATCAGAACATATGCCTGTATATGACATACATTTTTCATTATATATCGGAGATCAGCTTGCTATGGCATACAACGGCATAACTCCGGGGACAGAATGTGAATGCGTTATGCCTGACGGAGATAGGGTTCCCATCCATATTGATATGCCGGGACTATTTAACGTATATAATGCTCTTGCGGTCATTGCAGCTGGGGATGTGCTTGGCTTTCCGAGAAGTACAGTGTCCAAGGCACTGGAGGATATATGTGTCCGCGGGCGGATGGAGTGTGCTGCCGTATACAGAGGTGCCTATGTGTATATTGATTATGCACACAATCCCGTCAGTCTTGAAAATGTATTAAAAACACTCAGATCATATTTTGGTGGAAAGATATTCTGCGTGTTCGGCTGTGGTGGAAACAGGGCAAAAAGCCGAAGAATAGGAATGGGGATGGTTTCAGGGAAAATGGCGGATCTCACTATTGTTACCAATGACAATCCGCGTTTTGAGGATCCAGAGGCTATCATGGATGATATAGAAGACGGGTTAAATGCTGCCGGAGCGGAGTACATCAGAATACCGGATAGAAAAAAAGCGATAAGATATGGGATCGTCCATGCCGTGGCCGGTGATGTGGTACTTTTGGCAGGAAAGGGACATGAGACATATCAGGATGTGATGGGGCACAGGACACATATGGATGAGAGAGAACTGATAGGGCAGATTTTGGAGGAAGAAGATGCAGGAGTTATATGCGGACGTGATAATTGA
- the priA gene encoding replication restart helicase PriA has protein sequence MQELYADVIIDISHEAIDRAFQYVIPEKLVSQIRTGCQVNIPFGRGNTMRTGYVIGISDRTEYDRTKIKTIDSVCTEGIAAPGRLVALAGWIKENYGSTMINALQTVMPVKKTVRSVVVRYVALAVDETDEIEYKYMKRNARAKLRLLRTLKGENIIPMSKVTGELGVSSATVKAMQEEGVITVTEDSCYRKVTSDAVRKEAFMAPDIELNDIQMSIINEFQDDVDKDVHRTYLLHGVTGSGKTEVYVQCIRRVIEQGKQAIVLIPEIALTYQTIKYFTRYFGERVTVVNSRLSSGERYDQFERAKKGDVDVVIGPRSALFTPFERLGLIIIDEEHESSYKSDNPPKYHARETAIERARLEGASVILGSATPSVESYKKAMSGEFRLWTMDERVSDRKMADTSIVDLREELRRGNRSIISDELAEDITDRLSRHEQIMLFINKRGFNSFVSCRNCGEVVKCPHCDVSMTKHMASNGGKLVCHYCGYTVEEPSKCPSCGSRLIGGYGVGTEKVEQEINRMFPVARTLRMDKDTTSKKNSHEQILESFGRGDADILIGTQMIVKGHDFANVTLVGILLADLTLFDGDYRAGERTFDLLTQAAGRAGRGDVPGKVVIQTYKPDNYAIVAAANQDYRSFYETESAYRSFMRYPPEWNMLVIMAVGEDEEQLANTMDRMYSHIRGNHMNVRHLAVIGPAEPALAKVKDLYRKVLYIKHRDYQVLVDVKNCVEEWLRDDETREINSGINVFFDFNPMNMY, from the coding sequence ATGCAGGAGTTATATGCGGACGTGATAATTGATATATCCCATGAGGCGATAGATAGAGCATTTCAGTATGTCATTCCAGAGAAACTTGTATCGCAGATCAGAACGGGATGTCAGGTAAATATTCCTTTTGGCAGAGGAAATACCATGAGAACGGGATATGTCATAGGTATATCTGACCGCACAGAGTACGACAGGACAAAAATTAAGACAATAGATTCCGTGTGCACGGAGGGGATAGCTGCTCCCGGCAGACTGGTGGCCCTTGCCGGATGGATCAAGGAGAATTACGGCTCGACGATGATAAATGCGCTTCAGACTGTCATGCCGGTGAAGAAAACTGTGAGATCTGTGGTCGTCAGATATGTGGCACTTGCAGTAGATGAGACTGATGAGATCGAATATAAATATATGAAGAGAAATGCCAGGGCAAAGCTGAGACTTCTAAGGACGCTGAAAGGTGAAAATATCATCCCTATGAGTAAAGTTACAGGAGAACTTGGTGTATCTTCTGCGACGGTAAAAGCTATGCAGGAAGAAGGTGTGATCACTGTCACTGAGGACAGTTGCTACAGGAAAGTCACATCCGACGCTGTGCGCAAAGAGGCTTTCATGGCTCCTGATATAGAGCTTAACGACATACAGATGTCGATCATAAATGAATTTCAAGATGATGTTGATAAAGATGTGCACAGGACTTACCTGCTGCACGGAGTGACAGGAAGCGGGAAGACAGAGGTGTATGTGCAGTGTATCCGCAGAGTTATAGAGCAGGGAAAACAGGCCATTGTCTTGATTCCTGAGATCGCTCTAACATATCAGACTATAAAATATTTTACAAGGTATTTTGGAGAACGGGTGACTGTGGTCAATTCAAGACTGAGTAGTGGTGAGAGGTATGATCAGTTTGAAAGGGCTAAAAAAGGGGATGTCGACGTTGTTATAGGTCCCAGATCAGCTCTGTTCACACCGTTTGAAAGGCTTGGCCTGATAATTATCGATGAGGAGCATGAGAGTAGCTATAAAAGCGATAATCCACCTAAGTATCATGCCAGAGAGACGGCGATAGAGCGCGCAAGGCTTGAGGGTGCCAGTGTGATACTGGGATCGGCCACCCCATCTGTGGAGAGCTATAAAAAAGCGATGAGCGGTGAGTTTAGGCTGTGGACGATGGATGAGAGAGTGTCTGACAGGAAGATGGCGGACACGAGTATAGTGGATCTCAGGGAAGAACTCAGAAGGGGCAACAGATCCATCATAAGCGATGAACTCGCTGAGGATATAACGGACAGGCTGAGCAGGCATGAGCAGATAATGTTGTTCATCAACAAGAGAGGCTTCAACAGTTTTGTATCATGCAGAAACTGTGGGGAGGTAGTAAAGTGTCCTCACTGCGATGTGTCTATGACAAAACACATGGCGTCAAATGGGGGAAAGCTGGTCTGCCATTATTGTGGCTATACGGTTGAAGAACCTTCAAAGTGTCCATCCTGCGGCTCTAGACTGATAGGCGGATACGGCGTTGGAACAGAGAAGGTTGAACAGGAGATAAACAGGATGTTTCCTGTGGCCAGGACACTCCGGATGGACAAGGATACAACGTCTAAGAAGAATTCACATGAGCAGATATTGGAGAGTTTTGGCAGGGGAGATGCCGATATCCTCATAGGAACGCAGATGATAGTCAAGGGACATGACTTTGCAAATGTGACTTTGGTCGGAATCCTGCTTGCGGATCTCACACTTTTTGACGGGGATTACCGTGCCGGTGAAAGGACATTTGATCTGCTGACACAGGCTGCCGGACGTGCCGGAAGAGGTGATGTGCCAGGAAAGGTAGTCATTCAGACGTACAAGCCGGATAATTATGCCATAGTGGCTGCGGCAAATCAGGATTACCGTTCATTCTATGAGACGGAGAGTGCCTACCGTTCATTTATGAGATACCCACCTGAGTGGAATATGCTGGTCATAATGGCGGTCGGTGAGGATGAAGAACAGCTTGCCAATACAATGGATAGGATGTATTCTCATATAAGAGGAAATCACATGAATGTGCGGCATCTGGCGGTGATAGGCCCTGCGGAGCCTGCTCTTGCAAAGGTGAAGGATCTGTATCGGAAAGTG